One stretch of Bosea vaviloviae DNA includes these proteins:
- a CDS encoding alanyl-tRNA editing protein, translating to MARHYCLDNPDTLTLTTTVTETAPGRLLLDESPFYPGGGGQLPDRGLLRWTGGESRIVGFEAQGGKLWHVLAEPVELPPSPVEAVVDPVFRQLMRELHTSLHIVNALVYQSFNGALVTGVQMNEDGSARIDFDLPEADNDRLRALEPAINDVIRQNLPVRDSYITESAAFDEPGLIRSRSVAPPPAPDGTIRIVEIVGLDRQACGGTHLAATGASRPIRILKIDNKGRHNRRLRIGLDGAA from the coding sequence ATGGCCCGCCATTACTGCCTCGACAATCCGGACACGCTCACACTCACCACCACGGTGACGGAAACGGCGCCCGGGCGTTTGCTCCTCGATGAGAGTCCGTTCTACCCGGGCGGCGGCGGGCAATTGCCCGATCGCGGCCTCCTGCGCTGGACCGGCGGCGAGAGCCGGATCGTCGGCTTCGAAGCGCAGGGAGGCAAGCTCTGGCATGTCCTGGCGGAGCCTGTCGAACTGCCCCCGAGCCCGGTCGAGGCCGTCGTGGATCCGGTCTTCCGCCAGCTCATGCGCGAGCTCCATACCAGCCTCCATATCGTCAACGCGCTGGTCTACCAGTCCTTCAACGGCGCGCTCGTCACTGGCGTCCAGATGAACGAGGACGGCAGCGCCCGAATCGATTTCGACCTGCCGGAGGCCGATAATGACCGCCTGCGCGCCCTTGAGCCGGCGATCAACGACGTCATCAGGCAAAACCTGCCCGTCCGCGACAGCTACATCACCGAAAGCGCGGCCTTCGACGAACCGGGCCTGATCCGCTCGCGCTCGGTTGCGCCACCGCCGGCCCCCGACGGCACGATCCGCATCGTCGAGATCGTGGGGCTCGACCGCCAGGCTTGCGGCGGGACGCATCTCGCCGCGACCGGGGCGTCACGCCCGATCCGCATTCTCAAGATCGACAACAAGGGCCGCCACAATCGCCGCCTGCGCATCGGCCTCGATGGTGCGGCATGA
- a CDS encoding helix-turn-helix domain-containing protein — MPDIAISALRTFAMFSGAQESTLRELAPSCIFQSFSAGIEINRVGQVPRYIYCLSSGSTEAWARLNDAETILATTTAPMVFEVAATMRNQPAALSIVTREACEAIAIETGAFLKAVRDDQAVCNAALIHVSGTYLAMTHRLLDQKLRTAEQRLSQWILAKMDPSGRSATVEIVFSKRALAYELGMSPANLSRLFNVLREHGIAVDGKTMTITNLKKLEALAQG, encoded by the coding sequence ATGCCTGACATCGCCATATCGGCGCTGAGGACATTCGCGATGTTCTCCGGCGCACAGGAAAGCACGCTGCGCGAGCTCGCGCCGAGCTGCATCTTCCAGTCCTTCTCGGCCGGCATCGAGATCAATAGGGTCGGCCAGGTTCCGCGCTACATCTACTGCCTAAGCTCCGGCTCCACCGAAGCCTGGGCCCGGTTGAACGATGCCGAAACCATCCTCGCCACGACGACCGCGCCGATGGTGTTCGAGGTGGCCGCGACCATGCGAAATCAACCCGCCGCGTTGTCGATCGTCACGCGCGAGGCTTGCGAAGCCATCGCCATCGAAACAGGGGCCTTCCTGAAGGCGGTGCGCGACGACCAGGCCGTCTGCAACGCCGCGCTGATTCATGTTTCAGGGACATACCTGGCGATGACGCACCGGCTTCTCGATCAGAAGCTGCGGACGGCGGAACAGCGGCTCTCGCAATGGATTCTGGCCAAGATGGACCCGAGCGGTCGCTCCGCGACCGTCGAGATCGTCTTCTCGAAACGCGCTTTGGCCTATGAACTCGGCATGTCGCCGGCCAATCTGTCGCGGCTGTTCAATGTCCTGCGCGAGCACGGCATCGCGGTCGACGGCAAGACCATGACCATCACCAACCTCAAAAAGCTCGAGGCATTGGCTCAAGGCTGA
- a CDS encoding acyl-CoA dehydrogenase family protein: MPSMIDARIYPATTHEVTNQSSALTGVNLFDMDQILREAVEREGAGWVADRASRLGAAAGDPEIQEHAHLANKHGPALKSHDRFGHRIDAVEFHPSYHALMGLAFGSGVHSLAWTANRPGAHAARAALSYLWNEIENGVGCPTGMAYSAIPSLRLVPAIRMLWEGKALAEAYDPRAIAATDKAAVTIGMALTEKQGGSDLRANTTRAIPVDGGGAGGEYRLTGHKWFCSAPMSDAFLTLAQTEKGPSCFFVPRSLPDGTRNRFFIQRLKDKCGNRSNASSEVEYDDTYAILLGEDGRGVRAAIEMAHLTRLDFAIGSAGLMRWALNLTLHHTHGRRVFQRVLADQPLMRNVLADLCLESEAATVIAFRLARAVDESAAGSEQARLLERILTPVAKFWNCKRVPAFIAEALECHGGNGFIEEQPMARLYREAPLNGIWEGTGNVICLDVLRALQREPDSVAALLDELALARGVDHRLDTAIDALEVELSDPLELEHRARQVTTMIATVLEASLLLRHSIPAVADAYIASRLDGLSNRAFGSLPRGVDAAAIIARSRLQ, from the coding sequence ATGCCGTCGATGATCGATGCGCGGATTTATCCTGCGACGACACATGAGGTCACGAACCAGTCCAGCGCTCTGACCGGCGTCAATCTTTTCGATATGGACCAGATCCTGCGCGAGGCGGTCGAGCGCGAAGGAGCGGGATGGGTCGCAGACCGCGCCTCAAGGCTCGGCGCCGCCGCCGGCGACCCGGAGATTCAGGAACATGCCCATCTCGCCAACAAGCACGGCCCCGCGCTGAAAAGCCATGACCGCTTCGGGCACCGGATCGATGCCGTCGAGTTTCACCCGAGCTACCACGCCTTGATGGGGCTCGCCTTCGGGTCGGGCGTGCATTCCCTCGCCTGGACGGCGAACCGGCCCGGCGCCCATGCCGCCAGGGCCGCGCTCAGCTATCTCTGGAACGAAATCGAGAATGGCGTCGGCTGCCCCACCGGAATGGCCTATTCGGCGATACCAAGCCTGCGCCTCGTGCCCGCCATTCGCATGCTATGGGAAGGCAAGGCTCTCGCGGAAGCCTATGATCCGCGCGCCATTGCCGCGACAGACAAGGCCGCCGTCACGATCGGAATGGCCCTGACCGAGAAGCAGGGCGGCTCGGATCTGCGGGCCAACACGACACGCGCCATACCGGTCGATGGCGGCGGAGCCGGCGGCGAATACCGGCTGACGGGCCATAAATGGTTCTGTTCGGCGCCGATGAGCGACGCTTTCCTGACGCTCGCCCAAACCGAGAAGGGGCCATCCTGCTTCTTCGTGCCGCGCTCATTGCCGGACGGGACGCGCAACCGCTTCTTCATCCAGCGGCTCAAGGACAAATGCGGCAACCGCTCCAACGCCTCGAGCGAGGTCGAATATGACGACACCTATGCCATCTTGCTGGGCGAGGACGGGCGCGGCGTCCGGGCCGCGATCGAAATGGCCCATCTGACCCGGCTCGACTTCGCCATCGGCTCGGCCGGGCTGATGCGCTGGGCCTTGAACCTGACGCTGCACCATACGCATGGCCGCCGGGTCTTTCAGCGCGTGCTCGCCGACCAGCCCTTGATGCGCAATGTGCTGGCCGACCTCTGCCTCGAATCCGAAGCTGCAACCGTGATCGCCTTCCGCCTCGCCCGCGCCGTGGACGAGAGCGCAGCCGGCTCGGAACAGGCCCGCCTCCTGGAACGCATCCTCACACCGGTCGCGAAATTCTGGAACTGCAAGCGTGTGCCGGCCTTCATCGCCGAAGCCCTGGAATGCCATGGCGGCAACGGCTTCATTGAGGAGCAGCCGATGGCGCGGCTCTATCGCGAGGCGCCATTGAACGGAATCTGGGAGGGTACCGGCAATGTCATCTGCCTCGACGTCCTGCGCGCCCTGCAGCGCGAGCCCGATTCAGTCGCCGCACTGCTCGACGAGCTCGCCTTGGCGCGGGGCGTCGACCATCGTCTCGACACCGCGATCGATGCCCTGGAAGTCGAACTCTCCGACCCGCTCGAACTGGAGCACCGCGCGCGCCAGGTCACGACGATGATCGCAACCGTCCTGGAGGCCTCGCTGCTGCTGCGCCACTCGATCCCCGCCGTCGCCGACGCCTATATCGCCTCGCGATTGGATGGCTTGTCGAACCGGGCTTTTGGCAGCTTGCCGCGCGGCGTTGATGCTGCGGCGATCATCGCGCGGTCGCGGCTGCAATAG
- a CDS encoding AraC family transcriptional regulator: protein MARIDTRNSSRYWRDPHVPGLSCLAADFTSHEYAPHSHDAFVVAVTEAGGSEFKSRGSTEEASAATLLVFNPAEPHSGRMGWSKRWRYRGLYLSKPAIEAVGRSLGIGATPYFTANAFKDEALVASFLALHQALDDGRDALEEHELLVSSFGVLFRRHGSGGEPIPAAPRDRELAGLVQALMNERYSEELTLDEMGTVVGLTPFQLIGLFKRATGLTPHAYLTQVRLKAAFRELKAGTPIVEAALAAGFCDQSALNKHFKRCFGITPLQWLRAARG from the coding sequence TTGGCTCGGATCGATACGCGCAACAGTTCGCGCTACTGGCGGGACCCCCATGTTCCCGGCCTGAGCTGCCTTGCGGCCGATTTCACCAGCCATGAATACGCGCCGCATAGCCATGACGCCTTCGTCGTCGCGGTCACCGAGGCCGGCGGCTCGGAATTCAAGAGCCGGGGTTCGACCGAGGAGGCAAGCGCTGCCACGCTTCTGGTGTTCAACCCGGCCGAGCCCCATTCGGGACGCATGGGCTGGAGCAAGCGCTGGCGCTATCGCGGACTCTATCTGAGTAAGCCCGCCATTGAGGCGGTGGGCCGTTCGCTCGGCATTGGCGCGACGCCCTATTTCACAGCCAATGCCTTCAAGGATGAGGCGCTCGTCGCCTCCTTCCTGGCCCTGCACCAGGCGCTCGACGACGGCCGCGACGCGCTGGAGGAGCATGAACTGCTCGTGAGCAGCTTCGGCGTGCTGTTCCGCCGCCATGGCAGCGGCGGCGAGCCCATTCCCGCCGCGCCGCGCGACCGGGAGCTCGCGGGCCTGGTCCAGGCGCTGATGAACGAGCGCTACAGTGAAGAGCTCACGCTCGACGAAATGGGCACGGTCGTTGGCCTGACGCCGTTTCAGCTCATCGGATTGTTCAAGCGAGCGACAGGCCTGACGCCTCACGCCTATCTGACGCAGGTCCGGCTCAAGGCCGCGTTCCGCGAGCTCAAGGCCGGCACGCCGATCGTCGAAGCCGCCCTCGCCGCCGGATTTTGCGACCAGAGTGCGCTCAACAAGCACTTCAAGCGCTGCTTCGGCATCACCCCGCTGCAATGGCTGCGCGCGGCGCGGGGCTAA
- a CDS encoding DMT family transporter, producing the protein MTHPVPGLAARLWARPALLLCLPPLFWAGNLVLGRALGPTFPPVSLAVGRWLVAFVVLAPFVARRAYEQRQLLRQHALLILACGAFGVAGYNALGYLALQTVPAASVAFLNSTLPLMVPLAAFALGVEPVGPKTLFGIALSFLGVTWIVSRGDLGSLGHLSLGGGEILVLIAVANYALYSVLIRRKPAALDPLVFLAATMVTGLLVLMPFWVTELARGATIPLDAGSIAAVLYIGVFASLLAFVLWNRCVAMLGATVTGASFHLVALFTATLAFLLLGEPVRSFHLIGIALILAGFAVATASRQAPAPRLDQVDSPSPP; encoded by the coding sequence ATGACACATCCCGTCCCGGGGCTCGCGGCTCGCCTCTGGGCGCGTCCTGCGCTTCTGCTCTGCCTGCCGCCCTTGTTCTGGGCCGGCAACCTCGTGCTCGGCCGGGCGCTCGGGCCGACCTTTCCGCCGGTCTCGCTCGCCGTCGGGCGCTGGCTCGTGGCGTTCGTCGTGCTTGCCCCCTTTGTAGCGCGGCGCGCCTATGAGCAGCGGCAGCTCCTGCGTCAGCATGCTCTGCTGATCCTCGCCTGCGGAGCCTTCGGCGTCGCCGGCTACAACGCGCTGGGCTACCTCGCCCTCCAGACCGTGCCGGCGGCCAGCGTTGCCTTCCTGAACTCGACCTTGCCGCTGATGGTGCCGCTCGCCGCCTTCGCGCTCGGTGTCGAGCCCGTGGGGCCCAAAACCCTGTTCGGTATCGCCCTCTCCTTCCTGGGCGTCACCTGGATCGTGTCGCGCGGCGATCTTGGCAGCCTCGGGCATCTCTCGCTCGGCGGCGGCGAGATCCTCGTCCTGATCGCGGTCGCGAACTACGCGCTCTACTCGGTCCTGATCCGGCGCAAGCCCGCCGCGCTGGACCCGCTCGTCTTCCTCGCCGCGACGATGGTGACGGGCCTGCTCGTGCTGATGCCGTTCTGGGTGACCGAACTCGCTCGCGGTGCGACAATCCCGCTCGATGCCGGCTCGATCGCCGCCGTGCTCTATATCGGCGTCTTCGCCTCGCTCCTGGCCTTCGTGCTCTGGAATCGTTGCGTCGCCATGCTGGGAGCGACCGTCACCGGCGCGTCCTTCCACCTCGTCGCGCTATTCACGGCGACGCTCGCTTTCCTGCTGCTGGGCGAGCCCGTCCGCTCGTTCCATCTCATCGGGATCGCGCTGATTTTGGCGGGCTTTGCCGTCGCGACCGCCAGCAGGCAAGCGCCAGCCCCTCGGCTCGACCAGGTCGACAGCCCCTCCCCGCCCTGA
- a CDS encoding energy transducer TonB family protein — translation MSMGRDVSASRFWPGALRWSVAALVVAGAHAGAGWMILNWQQAEAAVGEPPAAVMIALAPIAVAPEAPPQEVAPGPEMVEAQPEPAPEVVEKPPEATPPEPEPVVKPVEPTPEVPLPVVHPVPEIKLPDMPQIADAPVVLPPPPPPPRPVVQRKPPPPKPRVAERRKPIEPDRPQMRQTSAPPSAQAQTAPSMAAPSAGAASAPSVSPASWRGTLIAHLNRYKRFPGGASPGTVQVAFSIDRGGRVLSARLAGSSGDAILDEEAVAMVRRASPVPAPPQGVGGGTIALAVPVRFSR, via the coding sequence ATGAGCATGGGGCGCGATGTGAGCGCTTCGCGCTTCTGGCCGGGTGCCCTGCGCTGGAGCGTGGCGGCCCTCGTCGTCGCCGGCGCCCATGCCGGGGCCGGTTGGATGATCCTGAACTGGCAGCAGGCCGAGGCTGCGGTGGGTGAGCCGCCGGCGGCCGTGATGATCGCACTCGCGCCGATCGCAGTTGCACCCGAAGCGCCGCCGCAGGAGGTCGCTCCCGGTCCCGAAATGGTCGAGGCCCAGCCAGAGCCTGCGCCTGAGGTCGTCGAGAAGCCGCCCGAGGCGACGCCGCCCGAGCCTGAGCCGGTGGTGAAGCCGGTCGAGCCGACGCCGGAGGTTCCGCTGCCGGTGGTGCATCCCGTGCCCGAGATCAAGCTGCCCGACATGCCGCAGATCGCCGATGCTCCGGTGGTGCTGCCGCCGCCTCCGCCGCCGCCGCGCCCGGTGGTGCAGCGCAAGCCGCCTCCGCCGAAGCCGCGCGTGGCCGAGAGGCGCAAGCCGATCGAGCCCGACCGCCCGCAGATGCGCCAGACATCCGCTCCGCCGAGCGCGCAGGCCCAGACGGCGCCCAGCATGGCCGCGCCCTCGGCCGGGGCTGCCTCCGCGCCGTCGGTGTCGCCGGCGAGCTGGCGCGGCACGCTGATCGCCCATCTCAACCGCTACAAGCGCTTCCCCGGCGGGGCGAGCCCCGGCACGGTGCAGGTCGCCTTCAGCATCGATCGCGGCGGGCGCGTGCTCTCGGCGCGCCTGGCGGGTTCCTCGGGTGATGCGATCCTCGACGAGGAGGCCGTGGCGATGGTCCGGCGGGCGAGCCCGGTTCCGGCCCCGCCGCAAGGCGTCGGCGGCGGGACGATCGCGCTGGCCGTGCCTGTCAGGTTCTCGCGCTGA